The Gigantopelta aegis isolate Gae_Host chromosome 9, Gae_host_genome, whole genome shotgun sequence genomic sequence ACAGATATTTCTCTTCATACAGTAAACTGACTTCTAaccaaaaaaagtatattttgtttaacgacaccactagagcacattagtttattaaccattggctattggatgtcaaacatttagtaatttttacatatagtcttagagaagaaacccactacattttttcattagtagcatgggatcttttatatgcactatcccacagacaggatggcacatatcacgccttttgatatgccagtcgtggctggaatgagaaatagcccaatgggtccaccgacggggatcgatcccaaaccaattGCGCatcgagtgttttaccactaggctacatctcgcccctgaCCTCTCATCAAATACATTTCCCTACTATACACATGAACTGAtgcaagaagaaaaaaaataattgaccagttaaaaaaaaaaatgaggatGAGTAAGGAGGAATGAAAAGctggtattttttatatttagccTAACTGcatgtttaataatttaactaATTGTGATGCTTTTTAAATATGCACGTTTAATATTTCAACTTCTTTTTTAGGTGCTATTATGTCTGTTTAATATTGTCACTTATTGTTGTAATATTACAGGTGCCCAAGGCACAAGTTATTGACACTGTGGAACTTTTCCATCTGCCGAGACAGCGAATGATTTCTCTCAGGTTCTTGGCATGGTACTTTCTCAGtaagttttctttttaaaatatgtaagaaataatattCAGTCTCGATGAACATGTTCCTTTGATTGTATACTCGgtgaacaaatattcctttgatTGTATAAAATGATGTTTGGTCTCTGTGAACATTTAttcttttgattttttaaagtgATGTTTAGTTTTAATGAACACATGTTCCTTTGATTGTAtaaatagggaataactggttattgTCTTatgatatcggctttatcctttGGAGGTTAGAATGGCGATTGCAGCCAGGCTCTGCCGAGCTGCACTTGCCATTCGACTTGAGcaagataaagccgatatcttaagacagtaactggttatttcttttattctgCAATCCTACAAGAAtagtcggaaaatcattatttattccatttttgtgttcGCAAATTGAGTATTGTCAACCTTacaaggcttttgccgtatgatgtcatacaagatacatgacatcattcttTGCAAGACACTAGCTACTttctgtcacattcaaaaagcgtttctaaactccaattcataaacaaatatacaagttttgtattgttattgcaaaacaaaaatttatttgcatttactgtactaaaacaaattatttaaagagtatgtttattgaatatctagtctgaaatactcgagtcgagtcagGCTTTTGTCACGtaccctatatttttggtcactggtcaaaaatatagagatttatctagtcatcatatctcgACAATGCGGGATAAAATGATGTTCAGTCTCTGTGAATAAATATTCCTTTGATTGTATAAAGTGCTGTGTTACTTGCAGTGATCAATATTCAATCTCAGTAAACACAGTCCTTTGATTGTATAATGTGCTGTGTATTTTGCAGAGATCAATATTCAGTCTCAGTGAACACATTCGTTTGATTGTTTAAAGTGCTGTGTATTTTGCAGAGATCAATATTTAATCTCAGTGAACACATATTCCTTTGATTGTCTAAAGTGCTGTGTATTTTGCAGATATCAATATTCAGTCTCAGTGAACACGTATTCCTTGGATTGTATAAAGTGCTGTGTTACTTGCAGAGATCAATATTCAGTCTCACTGAACACATATTCCTTTGATTGTTTAAAGTGCTGTGTTACTTACAGAGATCAACATCCAGTCCGACACGCACGACTCGGTGGAGGATGCGCGGACCGCGCTGCAGCTATACAAGCTGTACAAGGACCTGAAGGATGAGGGCGGTGACAAGCTGCAGGCCACCATCAAGGAGATGTACGAGTTCGGGCGCAAGTGTCAGTGGAAGATCCCCAACGTGGAGGAGGAGGACATGATCGACGAACAAATCTCTTTTCtctagacaggataacatactGTGTACGCACCGATCGGACGTCACGCATACTGTGTATACTCGCCCACTGGACGTCATGTACACACTGTACTTGCCTATTGGACATCACCGCGTACACACACTGTGTACTCGCAGGTTCGATGGCACACACACTGTGTACTCGGCAATTAATGTCGCGTACACAGTGTGTTACTCGCCCATTGGATGTCGTGTACACACTGTGTATTCACAGGTTGGATGTCGCGTACACACACTGTGTACTCAGATTGGATGGTACACACACGCGCGGAGTACTCGGCAATTGATGTCGTATACACTGTGTGTGTACTCACCGATTGGATGTTGCGTACACATGCTAGCTCTGTTGAAGTCACATTTATACTGTGTCAagtacgcacacatacatacactgcCGTCTAAATGGCAAAACCTAGTAACTAACCTTTTAATCAAAATTGAGATTTAATTATaacaagaaaattatttttcaagttaCTAGGTTATGCCAAGGTTATTGAGTTCTGGCCTTGTTGAAATCACCGTCTTACTGTTTGTCCTTGTGTagatcacatacacacacatcagtCCAGTGGCAGAACCTACTAATGTTTTGGTCAAAATTGAGATGATAtcatttttaaagttattatacTCTTGGTTATTTTTCAATGAATTCTTGTAGATTTAAGGGCAGTTAGGTTTACCTTTATAGGCCTTTAAGAATTGTGAGAAGagtcattttgtttcttcaagtccacttttgtgtaacccatttttttattttgtttacacatCAAATCTAAGACATCCATCGACATGTTCACACTGATATGGGTcacctgatttttttttttcatcctaGCCCATCAAtgatttttgtaaatttgacatttttagAAGCTTGTTTTACCTGTTCAAATTCATCAATATAAAGCCAGAATCTAACATATCCATTAACCAAGTCAATTTCCCACCGAAAAAATAACatccgtaaataaaaaacagaCTTAAAATCATTTACAAGAGCCATCAGTGTTACAGCAGTTCTTACAAAAACACTACTTAACGATTTCTCATTTTCCCCCAAAGCAAAGGTTTTGTCACTGGACACTGGccttataaaacaaaattacatttattctgtctgtccatcagtATGTTCAGTTGTTATAGAATGTATTAACTCATAAACACTACGCCCCTCCCCACACCATTACAACAGACGGTAAATACTAATTCTGGTATTTATTAAATCATGAAGTTAGTGTTGTAAGGAAGGTAAGAGAGGTCACAGACCATTTCTCCTTTTAACCTGTTGCTCAGTGtatgaaaataatttgtatttttgggtAACTTTGCATTGTTAATTAGGCTAAGCaacctttttaattattatttgtattttaattaatatttttacactGGAAATAAGTATGAGAGATTTATAGTAGTtactaatatttttcaaattaaattattacagattgtatgaaataaataaacgtATATTTCTTGTGTGTCAGATTTCGTGTCAAACTGTCAAATAAACCTATGTACAAGActtgtaaacatttttaaaaaattgttattaatttttcacCTTCCAGATTGCAATATgtgttaattttcaaacaatttgtattttaaaagaaaacagttatattttaaatgtcgtGATTGAAATTATGAGATAAAGGTTAATTTTAGATCTCTTTGCAAAGTACAGTTGGTGTTTATCAGTTAAAAATGTCAAGTATGAAAACCGTATCAATGTTATATGAAATAGGTATTGTGAAAATGAGTTATTAAAAATGGACGAATAAGCTAATATATGCGATATATACAGTTCTACCAAAATGCATATCATTTGTAGAAATtctaattttaataacattcaGTTGTGGAAATAGTAACTTTTAGCCAACACGAATGTCCATTAAATGGTTACTAGAAGAATACACTatatttttagtacatttttaaaacaacagtagaaatattaatttaatttggtgGTACCAGTGCTAAATTTGGTGGTACCAGTGCTAAATTTGGACCCACCAAACCTCACGCAACTGTTGAGCAGAAAGTGCGATCCTTGGTATACGCAAACTCATTGTTATGTTAACAAGTTATTCAGAAGGCATTGTTGTTTAAACCATCACCTGTTAAATGTAATTTACAAGtgctttcttcctttctttggAAATGGCCTCTAGTGTATtgtgggaaacatttttttgtatacatactatacaagtttcataaaataGTATCACGTGCACCGCATTTGTCTTGTTTGTTGTTAGATGACATTTTGAATATTTGTTAGCTCTGCTATGATGTTCATCAGTGGAGCTTTTTTTGGTATCGAGTTGTCTGTTTCTTTTTAAGTCTTATCTTCTGGTGTCTGTTGAAGACTTGGTACAATGATCCTTGGGCAGTATGTACctcagcatttgatataccaattgtggggcactggtttgtatttgggggggggggggggaaggaggagTAATAGTGTTCATCCTGCTCATAAACActtgttaataaatatacaaagtggctacaacatttaggcaataaaaaaaaattaattggccactttttcagttttcaagaaataccctacctacatatctgaaaattggcaaCAACAAAATTCTTTCCAATGAAAGCCCTGCAGAGATTCGATACAATGACCCAAGAACCTaagccgagcgctttaccgactAAGCTAGATACTGCCTGGAGTAGAGTTCAAAACCTTTATATGctcagggttttatcacctatgtttatatgaagatatattttttaaattatatgcaacacttgacaaatatatttctcactcgtaacattgataattaatataatttatagtattacattttactttttgaaatgaaacaaaactcccaattttttgtaaatgaacGCTGAAGTGTCCAAAGTCAAAGCATTAGAAGTAATAAAACTGCATGCTAGCAAAAGTTGTAATTCCAATAGTACGATGCCTAAAAAATGTCACAATGGagaagtaattaaaaaaacaacaacgaccATACATGAGTTGATTATTTACTCGGTActacaatacaataaatacagtaCAGAGAATAAATACAGTACAGAGAATACATAACAATGTCATGCTGGTTTGACTTTTATATCGGATAAATAAGGTCAACTAGAATAATATAGAATACAGACATGATGATGAGCTCGAATGAAAAGATATAGCAAAGTCCAAAGTTGTGCCCACGTCAGGAGTGCCTGAACaaaagcatgccaaaaattgcCTACACAATAGTTATTGCATCACTGTTGATAACAATCTGGTTCCGATTGTGTCCATGTAAGATGACATTCCCCAGCAGGTTTGAAGAGCTAGTTGGTTCTTTTAAAGAGCTGGTGCCACAATTCAGACGTACACGATAATAACTAACAGCTTCGCACACACTTCTCTGTGGATCATGCTGACTTAACAAACAGAaacaccaggggcctaattcaccaaACTCTGGAGACtgcaatctcgcagtgcaattCAAACAGACTTATGACAACGGGATGCGAATTCACCAAGATCTGCATTTAACAACAGTAACGTTCAAAAACAATTTGGTTGTTTCCCAATGTGACCATTTTGTGTAAGGTGAAGCATAAAAACTAGTGTAGTGATGTTTCCCTGCTTCTGTTTAGTCCACCTGTAGAAGGTTGTTCTGCCCAGTAACAGATCAAGATGATCAAAGCTTCACGCCTCACTTTCACCCTCGATGGAAGACAGCTCCAGAATGGGAACAATAAGATTGTCTTTAGACATCAGGCTGTACTTGGTGACAAACTGAGTGAATCTCCGACACAGGTAGGTTTCATTCTGttgaaaaacacaaattaaaaagttaattatttcaaaatgaaaagtAATTCCATTCAATTTTTATACATGGCGAGTGTATAGTATTTCTTAAAAGATTTGCAATCGGCAACATGTTTTGACACTTGTAGCCAGTTATTTTAGAtggacattgttttattaaatacttttaattttccATACCATAATTCTAAATACCAGAGCAGACATTTACAACTTCCaggatttaataaaaattaaactgacAACTAAAACAACTCAATTAATCGTATTTATTGACTACAAACCTCATATTCATCGAACAGACCTCTGTGATGAAAGTACGCATGAGAAAATATTCTGTACACTCTACGACACACTGATCCCAGCTTGGCCACAGAGGATTCCTTGATGCTTacactaataaaataacaatattgcataataaaataacagtacATTGTAATAAAACGACGGTACACTGTAACAAAATAACTACAATAACAAAACAGTacatcataataaaataatagattaaATTTTGAAAGGGattacagtgtttctgccagaaattgTTTTGGGGTATGACAATAGAATTGAATGCAACACAGTATGAgaggcctcccccagaaagaaaatgggttaagtttagggttagggttaaaaaaatcatacattaatgataaagagtaattaattttgtcaaaggtttaactttttttttttaaatgtgccaAAAAATCTGGGTATGTCTCCATaaccattttaccctctggcagaaaccttggattaatataacaatattacaTAATCATTAGCAATTAGTTGCTAGTTTTTTCTTAAGattatttaactttactttGTGTAACTAATTAATGTAAACTTACAGAAAATATAACATCAGATTTTATGAGCAGACAACATTCTTCACTATTTGTAAGTACTGctgttttctttataaattgcacataaaaacagaattttttttatttccagtcctttttttttttggtcaagtcaaactggaataattgtgaaaaaaatgctGAACAAGGAGGTAGGCACGATACACTCACCGACTAGGGAAGTATTTGTTACTGTTGAGAAGACAGGCAGCGCCATCTAGTGTGTGCCGAGTGTAGTCTATCGCTGGACACTGAAAATCAACAACAGATGCACATCAGCAGAGTTTGACCATGACCCTATACCAGtagggtttcaggcatgtccatcccggatCCTGTCTCTGACCCGGAACAGAAGCAGTTTGAAATAAGGCTGTTTGTAGTCTcacatattgttatttt encodes the following:
- the LOC121381854 gene encoding MOB-like protein phocein isoform X2, encoding MDSTLAVQQFIQQAIRKDFTNVDEILTPPEGQDEGVWKYEHLRQFCMELNGLAVKLQQSDCNPENCTQMTATEQWIFLCAAHKTPKECPAIDYTRHTLDGAACLLNSNKYFPSRVSIKESSVAKLGSVCRRVYRIFSHAYFHHRGLFDEYENETYLCRRFTQFVTKYSLMSKDNLIVPILELSSIEGESEA